Sequence from the Halobaculum rubrum genome:
ACGTGTCGACGCCGCCGGTGAGGCGGTCGTCGAAGCGCGTCCCGACCGCAATGAGACAGTCGGTGTGCGTGATCGCCATGTTGGCGTAGCCGGTGCCGTGCATGCCCGCCCACGAGAGACACAGGTCGTCGTCTTCCGGGAAGCTCCCGATGCCGGGCATCGTCGTCACGACCGGGATCTCGAACTCGCGGGCGAACGCCCGCGCCTGCTCGGTCGCGTCGCCTTTGATCACGCCGCCGCCGAACAGACAGAGGGGGCGCTCGGCGGTCTGAATCGCTCGCGCGGCCGCCTCGACCTGTTCCTCGTCGGCCTCGAGGTCGGGAACGGCGCGGTCGGGCGCGGTCGGCTCGCCGACCGGCCGGTCGGTCTCGCCGAAGGTGACGTCCTTCGGTAGGTCGACCAGCGTCGGTCCCGGGCGGCCGGTGTTCGCGAGCGCGAACGCCTCGCCGACCGTGCGGCCGACCTCGTCGGAGTCGTTGGCGAAGTAGTTGTGCTTCGTGATGGGCGCGGTGACGCCGACGGTGTCGGTCTCCTGGAAGGCGTCGGAGCCGACCATGTCGGAGGGCACCTGTCCCGTCAGCGCGAGCATCGCGTCCGAGTCCATCGACGCGTCGGCGATGCCCGTGACGAGGTTCGTCGCCCCCGGCCCGGAGGTCGCCATGCAGACGCCCGGGTCGCCCCGGACGATGCCGTAGGCGTCGGCGGCGTGGACGGCGCCCTGCTCGTGGGCCATCGTCACGTGGTCGACCGTCGACGCCGACAGCGCGTCGTACACGGGCATGATCGCCCCGCCCTGCACGCCGAAGGCGGTCTCCACGCCGGCGGCCTCGAGCGCGGCGACGACCGCCGCCGCGCCCGAGCCGGGCTCGCGCGTCGCGGCCTCCTCGCGTGCCGCGGCTTCCTCCTCGGCCGTGTCCGTGCCGTCCGTCGGTTCGGATCGCTCTCGTTCGTCGTCGGTTCGCCCCTCCGGGTCGCCCTCCTCGGGCGACGCGGCGTCGGGGGTCGCTGGCTCGTTCATCGTCGGTGTCCTCGGTCCGTGTGTGTCATTCGTTCGCGGTCGGTGATCGCTGATCGCTGGTCGGTCGCCGTCGATACGTGTCTCGGGCGGTCGTCGGTACGTGGGTCGGGGGTGGGTGATGTGGGGGCGCTTACGCCCCTACGATACCCGCGATCCCGGCGAGAAGGGCGACGACGCGCTCGGCGGCTGCCGAGCGAACGGCGGTCGGCGCGGGTCGCGTCGTCATCTCGCCGTCGATTTCGGCGCGGCGCGTATAAGCGTGACGCGGGTGGCAACGATTGCACCCCGGCGACGACGCCGTCCCCGTTCGCCGGCGTCGCGCCCGCGGCCCGGTCAGACGCGCGCCTCCCGCTCGGCCTCCTCCTCGGAGTCGTCCATCTCGGCGACGCCCTCCTCGCGGGCGAACCGCCGTACGTCGGACATCGTCACGCGCCCCTCGGCGCCGGCGTCCTTCACGCGGCGGGTGATGGCGCGTACCTCCGACTCGGTGGGGTCGAAGCCGGCGTCGGTCAGCCGCTCGCGGACCGAGTGGGTGCCGGTGTGTTTCCCCATCACCAGCTCGCGGGTCGCGCCGACCATCTCCGGAGTCATGACCCCCGGCTCGAACGTGTCGCTGTTCTCGATGACGCCGGCGGCGTGGATGCCGGACTCGTGGCTGAAGGCGTTGCGCCCCACCACGGGCTTGTTCGGCGGCACCCCGATGTCGCTGGCCTGTTCGACCATGCGCGACACCTCGGTGATCTTCGTCGTGTCGACGCCGGTGTCGGCGTTGTACAGCGACTCGGCGGCCATGACGACCTCCTCGAGCGCGGCGTTGCCGGCACGCTCGCCGATGCCGTTGACCGACACCTGCATCTGGTGGGCGCCCGCCTCGACGCCGGCCAGCGCGTTCGCGCCAGCCAACCCGAAGTCGTCGTGGGTGTGGACGTCGACGCCGGCGTCGGTGTGCTCGGTCACGACCTCGATCAGGTCGCCGAAGCGGCGCGGGGTCGCCACCCCGCAGGTGTCGGGGATGTTGATCCAGTCGACGCCGACCTCGTCGACGGCCTCGATCACCTCGACCAGGAACGACTCCTGGGTGCGGGTGGCGTCCATCGGGGAGAACATCACCTCCGCGCCCGACTCCTCGGCCATCTCGACGGCCTCGACCGCCCGCTGTTTCACCTCCTCGCGGGTGGCGTGCATCGAGTCTTCGATCTGCACGTCGCTCGTGGAGACGAACGTGTGGATCATCCCGACCCCCGAGTCGATGGCGGCCTGGATGTCCTTCTCGACCACGCGGGCGAGCCCGCAGACGGTCGTGTCGGTCGACTCCGCGATATCCTTGACGGCCTCGAACTCCGCGTCGGAGTTGACCGGGAACCCCGCCTCGATGACGGACACGCCCAGGTCGTCGAGCGCCGCGGCTATCTCCCGTTTCTCCTCGTAGTCGAACGACGTGCGCGGCGACTGCTCGCCGTCGCGAAGCGTCGTGTCGAAGATGCGGACAGAATCGAACTCGTCAGTTGCACTCAGTGTGCCCTGGAAGAACTCGTTCCGCCGGACTGGTTACCGACGAGTCCTGGTTATGGGACATCATCAGTCCGAAGAGGAGAACCGATTGTAAAGCGTTGTGGTCAGACAGATCGACGCCGCCACGGAAACCCATCATGAACGGTTCAGTCACGCATAATCGAACGACTGCGCCGACTACCCGCCGGATACAATTCTTAGTATTCCCTAATACACATGGTATTGACGTTCGGGCAGGATCGCGTCGGCTCCGGAGGCGAGGCACGCCGTACTCCGTGAGCTGCGAGCCGTCGTCCGGCGGAGTCGGGGCGGTCCGACGCCCGTCGGGCCACGGACCGAACGCTTTTGGGCGGACGCGTCCTCTGGCGCGCTATGAGCGATTTCGGGCTCGACCTCAGCGACGCCGAGGAGATGATCGAGTCGGAGGGGACGGTGGGGGACGTGGTCCTCGGGGTGCTCGACGGGGAGACCGAGCCCGAGCACTGGGTGCGCAACGTGGAGTACGGCAACGTGCTCGTGCTCGCCGTCGACGGCGACCTCAACGAGCGGGCCGCCGGCTTCGCGCGTGAGGTGAAGGACATGGGCGGGGAGCTGACCCACTTCCGGGGCTTCCTCGTCGTCTCCCCGCCGGGCGTCGCCGTCGACACCGAGAAGCTGAGCTGAGCGCCCTCCTCTTTTCGCCTCTGAGCCCTCCGAACTCCTCGACGGCTACCCCGAGAAGCGGTCGGTCTCGGCGCCGCAGTCGGCACACACGAGCACGTACTCCTCCACCCCCGGGTCGGCGCCCGAGCCGACGTTCTCGACCTCGTATCCCCGATCTGTCTCCGCCCCGCATGCGGGACAGTCCTCGCTGATCACCGCGCCGTCGGCGTCCTTGGGGGCGCCGACCGCGAGGAACCGACACGGTTCGTCGCCGACGGCGACCGCCCGGTTCGGCGCGTCGCGGGGGACGAAGAACGCCTCGTCGGCGCCGACGCGGTACGTCCCGTC
This genomic interval carries:
- a CDS encoding cupin domain-containing protein — encoded protein: MTGDRSGAADADPESPADDYRHVAVEDVPNTPNPTRAKRELDEAVGASLFGCNYYEADPGEQVPWGYHRHPDHEELFYVLAGELAVETPDGTYRVGADEAFFVPRDAPNRAVAVGDEPCRFLAVGAPKDADGAVISEDCPACGAETDRGYEVENVGSGADPGVEEYVLVCADCGAETDRFSG
- a CDS encoding LeuA family protein produces the protein MSATDEFDSVRIFDTTLRDGEQSPRTSFDYEEKREIAAALDDLGVSVIEAGFPVNSDAEFEAVKDIAESTDTTVCGLARVVEKDIQAAIDSGVGMIHTFVSTSDVQIEDSMHATREEVKQRAVEAVEMAEESGAEVMFSPMDATRTQESFLVEVIEAVDEVGVDWINIPDTCGVATPRRFGDLIEVVTEHTDAGVDVHTHDDFGLAGANALAGVEAGAHQMQVSVNGIGERAGNAALEEVVMAAESLYNADTGVDTTKITEVSRMVEQASDIGVPPNKPVVGRNAFSHESGIHAAGVIENSDTFEPGVMTPEMVGATRELVMGKHTGTHSVRERLTDAGFDPTESEVRAITRRVKDAGAEGRVTMSDVRRFAREEGVAEMDDSEEEAEREARV
- a CDS encoding DUF5779 family protein, with product MSDFGLDLSDAEEMIESEGTVGDVVLGVLDGETEPEHWVRNVEYGNVLVLAVDGDLNERAAGFAREVKDMGGELTHFRGFLVVSPPGVAVDTEKLS
- the ilvB gene encoding biosynthetic-type acetolactate synthase large subunit, which gives rise to MNEPATPDAASPEEGDPEGRTDDERERSEPTDGTDTAEEEAAAREEAATREPGSGAAAVVAALEAAGVETAFGVQGGAIMPVYDALSASTVDHVTMAHEQGAVHAADAYGIVRGDPGVCMATSGPGATNLVTGIADASMDSDAMLALTGQVPSDMVGSDAFQETDTVGVTAPITKHNYFANDSDEVGRTVGEAFALANTGRPGPTLVDLPKDVTFGETDRPVGEPTAPDRAVPDLEADEEQVEAAARAIQTAERPLCLFGGGVIKGDATEQARAFAREFEIPVVTTMPGIGSFPEDDDLCLSWAGMHGTGYANMAITHTDCLIAVGTRFDDRLTGGVDTFAPEAEVVHVDIDPAEISKNVHADYPVVGDAATVIDQLDAAIGYGDAPDTESWRAQCDEWRERYPMDYAIDPDEPVKPQFVVEAFDAAMDDDAYVTTGVGQHQMWAAQYWTFTTPRTFVSSHGLGTMGYGLPGAIGARVAADDDREVISFEGDGSFLMTIQELSVAVREHLDITVVVLNNEYIGMVRQWQDAFFEGNHMASQYDWMPEFDTLAEAFGAKGFRIDEYDDVEEVVEAALAYDGPSVVDAHIDPEENVYPMVASGAANGQFALAEDQL